The Allochromatium tepidum genome has a window encoding:
- the motD gene encoding flagellar motor protein MotD, translating to MARRKRHEEHVNHEAWAIPYGDLVTLLMAFFVVMYAVSVVDAGKYSVLSESLIEAFGAQAAMDPIQIGDPTLEMNPISEDVRRSLAPVEIIAPRPAEEAPEPGFEPFSPTDVALAALIGSASEEERGRILGEIREMSTELEEAMGSLIEAGNIEIKRQPYWIEVAINSNLLFSSGSATLEPAARPALIRVARLLGRRDVRIHVEGHTDNLPINNTIYPSNWELSSGRAATVVNLFAQNGVDPERMVAIGYGQFQPVDSNATEAGRARNRRVAVIVLPGLQAARSSERADPEHLKTDLEAGIGRLQ from the coding sequence ATGGCGCGGCGCAAGCGGCACGAGGAGCACGTCAATCACGAGGCCTGGGCCATTCCCTATGGCGACCTGGTGACGCTGCTGATGGCCTTCTTCGTGGTCATGTATGCCGTCTCCGTGGTGGATGCCGGCAAGTACAGCGTGCTCTCCGAGTCCCTGATCGAGGCGTTCGGCGCACAGGCGGCCATGGATCCGATCCAGATCGGCGACCCGACCCTGGAGATGAATCCGATCAGCGAGGACGTGCGCCGCTCGCTCGCCCCGGTCGAGATCATCGCTCCGCGTCCGGCCGAGGAGGCGCCCGAGCCGGGCTTCGAACCCTTCTCGCCGACCGATGTCGCGCTCGCCGCCCTCATCGGTTCGGCCTCCGAGGAAGAGCGCGGGCGGATACTCGGCGAGATCCGGGAGATGTCGACCGAGCTGGAGGAAGCGATGGGCTCGCTGATCGAGGCCGGCAACATCGAGATCAAGCGTCAGCCCTACTGGATCGAGGTCGCCATCAACAGCAATCTGCTCTTTTCGAGCGGCTCGGCGACACTGGAACCGGCGGCGCGTCCGGCCCTGATCCGGGTCGCCCGGTTGCTCGGACGGCGCGACGTGCGTATCCATGTCGAGGGGCACACCGATAACCTGCCGATCAACAACACCATCTATCCGTCCAACTGGGAGCTGTCCTCCGGGCGCGCGGCGACCGTGGTCAACCTGTTCGCCCAGAACGGCGTCGATCCCGAACGCATGGTCGCCATCGGCTACGGCCAGTTCCAGCCCGTCGACAGCAACGCGACCGAGGCCGGGCGGGCGCGCAACCGGCGCGTCGCCGTGATCGTGCTGCCCGGTCTCCAGGCCGCGCGATCGAGCGAGCGCGCCGACCCCGAGCATCTGAAAACGGATCTGGAGGCCGGCATCGGACGCCTCCAGTGA
- a CDS encoding flagellar motor protein, which produces MDVLSLVGLLFGLVAILGGVVAKGSSVEALWNLAAFLIVVIGTLGATLVQTRVPVFLHAFRMFPWVFKPPRLDPRGMIKRIVDWSQISRKEGLLGLEDRSNREPDPFVRKGLQLLVDGAEPQTLRQILEFDLDNSESFDLQGARVFESMGIYSPTLGIIGAVMGLMAVMQNLAEPSKLGQGIAAAFVATIYGVGLANLFFLPVSNKLKSVVQARITHQTMLLEGLVAIAEGENPRNIENKLNGFIQG; this is translated from the coding sequence ATGGACGTCCTGAGCCTGGTCGGGCTCTTGTTCGGGCTGGTGGCCATCCTCGGCGGCGTCGTCGCCAAGGGCAGCTCGGTGGAGGCGCTGTGGAATCTGGCGGCCTTCCTGATCGTGGTGATCGGCACCCTGGGCGCGACCCTGGTGCAGACACGGGTTCCGGTCTTCCTGCACGCCTTCAGGATGTTCCCCTGGGTCTTCAAGCCGCCGCGCCTGGACCCGCGCGGCATGATCAAGCGCATCGTCGACTGGTCGCAGATTTCGCGCAAGGAAGGGCTGCTGGGGCTGGAGGATCGCTCGAACCGGGAGCCGGATCCCTTTGTGCGCAAGGGACTGCAATTGCTGGTCGACGGCGCCGAACCCCAGACGCTGCGCCAGATCCTGGAGTTCGATCTCGACAACAGCGAGTCCTTCGATCTCCAGGGGGCGCGCGTCTTCGAGAGCATGGGGATCTACTCGCCCACGCTCGGCATCATCGGCGCGGTCATGGGACTGATGGCCGTGATGCAGAACCTCGCCGAGCCGAGCAAGCTCGGGCAGGGCATCGCGGCGGCCTTCGTCGCCACCATCTATGGCGTGGGCCTGGCCAACCTCTTCTTCCTACCGGTGTCCAACAAGCTGAAATCCGTCGTCCAGGCGCGCATCACCCATCAGACCATGCTGCTCGAAGGGTTGGTCGCCATCGCCGAGGGCGAGAATCCGCGTAACATCGAGAACAAGCTCAACGGCTTCATTCAGGGGTGA
- a CDS encoding protein-glutamate methylesterase/protein-glutamine glutaminase: protein MSLRVVVVDDSGFFRRRIVEILNADVGIEVVGTAANGQEAIEVVKHLNPDVVTMDIEMPVMDGITAVRRIMAESPRPILMFSTLTTEGAKATLDALDAGAMDFLPKRFSEMAKDEDSAKILLRRRVRALGRTRFTRPTAPAPLDRPAPTGATPPTAPARAAVAPRLSPSATPLNSLRAVLIGTSTGGPVALQEVLKGLPKSFPLPIILVQHMPASFTPAFAERLNNLCQIDVKEAASGDVLKPGSALLAPGGVQLILEGGAQPRVRIEESPPGTIYKPSVDITFRSAAAALRSQVLAVVLTGMGADGREGARELKANGAHVWAQDAASCVVFGMPAAVIDAGLADQILPLKEVGPALVKGFC, encoded by the coding sequence ATGAGTCTACGTGTCGTCGTCGTCGACGATTCCGGCTTCTTCCGCCGGCGCATCGTCGAGATCCTCAACGCCGACGTCGGGATCGAGGTCGTCGGGACCGCCGCCAATGGCCAAGAGGCCATCGAGGTCGTCAAGCATCTCAACCCGGACGTCGTCACCATGGACATCGAGATGCCGGTCATGGACGGCATCACGGCGGTGCGCCGGATCATGGCCGAGTCGCCGCGTCCGATCCTGATGTTCTCGACCCTGACCACCGAGGGCGCCAAGGCGACGCTCGACGCACTCGACGCCGGGGCCATGGACTTCCTGCCCAAGCGCTTCAGCGAGATGGCCAAGGACGAGGACTCGGCCAAGATCCTGCTGCGCCGACGGGTGCGCGCCCTGGGGCGAACCCGTTTCACGCGCCCGACGGCGCCGGCACCGCTCGATCGTCCCGCGCCGACCGGGGCGACGCCTCCGACGGCGCCGGCGCGCGCGGCCGTGGCCCCGCGCCTCTCGCCGAGCGCCACACCGCTCAACAGCCTGCGCGCGGTCCTGATCGGCACCTCCACCGGCGGGCCGGTGGCACTGCAAGAGGTGCTCAAGGGGCTGCCCAAGAGCTTCCCGCTACCGATCATCCTGGTCCAGCACATGCCGGCGAGCTTCACGCCGGCCTTTGCCGAGCGTCTGAACAACCTGTGCCAGATCGACGTCAAGGAGGCAGCCTCGGGTGACGTGCTCAAGCCCGGCAGCGCGCTGCTCGCGCCCGGCGGGGTGCAGCTCATCCTGGAGGGCGGCGCCCAGCCCAGGGTGCGCATCGAGGAGAGTCCGCCCGGCACCATCTACAAGCCGAGCGTCGACATCACCTTCAGGTCGGCGGCCGCCGCCCTGCGCTCGCAGGTGCTGGCCGTGGTGCTGACCGGCATGGGCGCCGACGGGCGCGAGGGCGCGCGCGAGCTCAAGGCCAACGGTGCTCATGTCTGGGCGCAGGACGCGGCCAGTTGTGTGGTGTTCGGGATGCCGGCGGCCGTGATCGACGCGGGCCTGGCCGATCAGATCCTACCGCTCAAGGAGGTCGGGCCGGCCTTGGTCAAGGGTTTCTGCTGA
- a CDS encoding chemotaxis protein CheA → MAIDPNDEILQDFLVEAGELLEALNEQLIDLEQNPDDRNLLNAVFRSFHTIKGGAGFLNLNALVVVCHHAEDVFNLLRNGERRIDPVLMDVVLRVLDVLNVMFGDLKSGREPEPAPPALITDLAALAVPDAAGASAPEPVSEPVPQPQPVAVPEPPSAPASAPASAGEAESGAEAVDEITDAEFEALLDALSGQPAAPASAVSEPTPAPPSEPESTKATSASEESSGSGDLITDDEFDSLLDQLHGSGAAKPVEPVAQVEAPKASPPPPAAPSVPAAARAAPASPAPAADPFDTAKAQRAAAAPAGETSVRVDTQRLDEIMNLVGELVLVRNRLSMLRVRTGDEEIGKAIASLALVTSDLQAAVMKTRMQPVKKVFSRFPRVVRDLARNLGKEIELETFGEETDLDKNLVEALADPLVHLIRNAVDHGIELPEVREAAGKPRRGTVVLGAAQEGDHISLLIQDDGRGMDPEKLRAKAVEKGLLDPGQAERLSTRECFDLIFMAGFSTKEEISDVSGRGVGMDVVKTRIAQLNGTVEIDSKLGVGTKLNVKLPLTLAILPALMVILDGRRFAIPLASVSEILDLDLTRTHFVDDQEAIMVRNHALPLYYASRWLHPYRLTEPRSDAHVVVVHVAQRKVGLVVDDLVGQEEVVIKPLGKGLHGVPGLAGATITGDGGIALIIDIPALVRLMSRPGYGGRASRAQPRPDEAGI, encoded by the coding sequence ATGGCAATCGATCCGAACGACGAAATCCTCCAGGACTTTCTGGTCGAGGCCGGTGAGCTACTGGAAGCGCTCAACGAGCAGTTGATCGATCTGGAACAGAACCCCGACGATCGCAATCTGCTCAACGCGGTCTTCCGCAGCTTCCACACCATCAAGGGCGGCGCGGGCTTCCTCAATCTCAATGCCCTGGTCGTGGTCTGTCATCATGCCGAGGACGTCTTCAATCTGCTGCGCAATGGCGAGCGCCGCATCGATCCGGTCCTCATGGACGTGGTGCTGCGCGTGCTCGACGTGCTCAACGTCATGTTCGGCGATCTCAAGTCGGGGCGCGAACCCGAGCCGGCCCCGCCCGCGCTGATCACGGATCTGGCGGCGCTCGCCGTTCCGGATGCGGCTGGAGCGAGCGCACCCGAACCCGTGTCTGAGCCGGTACCCCAACCACAGCCCGTCGCCGTACCCGAGCCGCCCAGTGCTCCGGCGTCCGCGCCCGCGTCTGCCGGTGAGGCCGAGTCCGGTGCGGAGGCGGTCGACGAGATCACGGATGCCGAGTTCGAGGCGCTGCTCGATGCGCTCTCGGGTCAGCCAGCCGCGCCGGCGTCCGCCGTCTCAGAACCGACGCCGGCCCCGCCCTCGGAACCCGAATCGACCAAGGCGACGTCCGCGTCCGAGGAGTCGTCCGGCTCCGGCGACCTGATCACTGACGACGAATTCGATTCATTGCTCGACCAGCTGCATGGCTCGGGTGCGGCGAAGCCCGTCGAGCCGGTCGCCCAGGTCGAGGCGCCCAAAGCGAGTCCGCCGCCGCCCGCCGCCCCGAGCGTCCCGGCGGCGGCACGCGCCGCGCCGGCGAGTCCGGCGCCTGCCGCCGATCCGTTCGATACGGCCAAGGCCCAGCGCGCGGCCGCCGCGCCCGCCGGCGAGACCTCGGTGCGTGTCGACACCCAGCGGCTCGACGAGATCATGAATCTGGTCGGCGAGTTGGTGCTGGTGCGCAATCGCCTGAGCATGCTGCGCGTGCGTACCGGCGACGAGGAGATCGGCAAGGCGATCGCCTCGCTGGCGCTCGTCACCTCGGACTTGCAGGCGGCGGTCATGAAGACCCGGATGCAGCCGGTCAAGAAGGTCTTCAGCCGCTTCCCGCGCGTGGTGCGCGATCTGGCGCGCAATCTCGGCAAGGAGATCGAGCTGGAGACCTTCGGCGAAGAGACCGATCTCGACAAGAATCTGGTCGAGGCCCTCGCCGATCCGCTGGTGCATCTGATCCGCAACGCGGTCGACCACGGCATCGAGCTGCCCGAGGTGCGCGAGGCCGCCGGCAAGCCGCGCCGGGGCACCGTGGTGCTGGGCGCGGCCCAGGAGGGCGATCACATCTCGCTGCTCATCCAGGACGACGGTCGCGGCATGGATCCCGAGAAGCTGCGCGCCAAGGCCGTCGAAAAGGGGCTGCTCGACCCCGGTCAGGCCGAGCGGCTGTCGACGCGCGAGTGCTTCGATCTGATCTTCATGGCCGGTTTCTCGACCAAGGAGGAGATCTCGGACGTCTCCGGGCGCGGCGTCGGCATGGACGTGGTCAAGACCCGCATCGCCCAGCTCAACGGCACGGTCGAGATCGACTCCAAACTCGGTGTCGGCACCAAGCTCAACGTCAAGCTGCCCCTGACGCTGGCCATCCTGCCGGCGCTCATGGTCATCCTCGACGGACGGCGCTTCGCCATTCCGCTGGCCTCGGTCTCGGAGATCCTGGATCTGGATCTCACGCGCACCCATTTCGTCGACGACCAGGAGGCCATCATGGTGCGCAACCACGCCCTGCCGCTCTATTACGCCTCGCGCTGGCTGCATCCCTATCGCCTGACCGAGCCCAGGTCCGACGCGCACGTCGTGGTCGTCCATGTCGCCCAGCGCAAGGTCGGCCTGGTCGTCGACGATCTGGTCGGTCAGGAGGAGGTCGTGATCAAGCCGCTCGGCAAGGGGCTGCACGGTGTGCCGGGACTGGCCGGCGCGACCATCACGGGCGACGGCGGCATCGCGCTCATCATCGACATTCCGGCCCTGGTGCGGCTCATGAGCCGGCCGGGCTATGGCGGACGGGCCTCGCGTGCTCAACCGCGACCGGACGAGGCGGGGATCTGA
- a CDS encoding protein phosphatase CheZ, with product MDTDEERLSLQLELARRLVGRLEAGDRAGADESIRQLRLPYERELFEELGKLTRDLHEALNSFRGDSRLIDLTRDKIPDAKERLNYVVSMTEQATHRTLNALDESMPIAESLHERSATLHEQWSRFRNRELSVDEFRELARELDDFLTRSGQETERLKSLMSEILMAQDYQDLTGQIIRRVIRLVQEVEENLVGLIRLSSARMDLPRVGKPVVEEPDSTDTRGHGPIVPNTQDAVADVVSSQDDVDALLSSLGF from the coding sequence ATGGACACCGATGAAGAACGCCTGAGTCTCCAGTTGGAGTTGGCGCGTCGTCTGGTCGGGCGGCTGGAGGCCGGGGATCGGGCGGGAGCCGACGAGAGCATCCGCCAATTGCGTCTGCCCTACGAGCGCGAACTCTTCGAGGAACTCGGCAAGCTCACGCGCGACCTGCACGAGGCGCTCAACAGCTTCCGCGGCGACTCGCGCCTGATCGATCTGACGCGCGACAAGATCCCGGACGCCAAGGAGCGTCTGAACTACGTCGTCTCCATGACGGAACAGGCGACGCATCGCACGCTCAACGCGCTCGACGAATCCATGCCCATCGCCGAGTCGCTCCATGAGCGATCGGCGACGCTGCACGAGCAATGGAGCCGTTTTCGCAATCGCGAGCTGTCGGTCGACGAGTTCCGCGAGCTGGCGCGTGAACTCGACGACTTCCTGACCCGGAGCGGACAGGAGACCGAGCGGCTCAAGTCGCTGATGTCCGAGATCCTGATGGCCCAGGACTACCAGGATCTCACCGGTCAGATCATCCGCCGCGTCATCCGGCTGGTGCAGGAGGTCGAGGAGAACCTGGTCGGACTCATCCGGCTGTCGAGCGCCCGCATGGATCTGCCCAGGGTGGGCAAGCCCGTCGTCGAGGAGCCCGACTCGACCGATACGCGCGGCCATGGTCCGATCGTGCCCAATACCCAGGACGCGGTCGCCGATGTCGTCAGCAGTCAGGACGACGTGGATGCGTTGCTCTCCAGCCTGGGCTTCTAG
- the cheY gene encoding chemotaxis response regulator CheY: MKILIVDDFSTMRRIIKNLLRELGFNNTMEADDGSTALPMLKGGGFDFLITDWNMPNMEGIALLKAVRADPMLKSLPVLMVTAEAKRDQIVEAAQAGVNGYIVKPFTAETLKEKIDKIFERLDAQG, from the coding sequence ATGAAAATCCTCATCGTGGACGACTTCTCCACCATGAGACGCATCATCAAGAACCTGCTGCGTGAGCTGGGTTTCAACAACACCATGGAAGCCGACGACGGCAGCACCGCGTTGCCGATGCTCAAGGGCGGCGGCTTCGACTTCCTGATCACCGACTGGAACATGCCCAACATGGAGGGTATCGCGTTGCTCAAGGCCGTGCGTGCCGATCCCATGCTCAAGTCGCTGCCCGTGCTCATGGTCACCGCCGAGGCCAAGCGCGACCAGATCGTCGAGGCCGCCCAGGCCGGCGTCAACGGCTATATCGTCAAACCCTTCACCGCCGAGACCCTGAAGGAAAAGATCGACAAGATCTTCGAGCGCCTCGACGCGCAGGGATGA
- a CDS encoding RNA polymerase sigma factor FliA translates to MVRARSRMGYTSAGDEAARLVSEHVDLVRRIAHHLAARLPASVQVEDLIQSGMVGLIEAARQFQPGQGATFATYAGIRVRGAMIDELRRADWTPRSVHRNSRRIAEAIRQVEAREGRAANDREIAETLGVTLDDYHGMLQDSAGCRILGLEDLFGEDADSNRLLPGTSATPTEQVEREQFAAALAEALAGLPERERLVLALYYDEELNLREIGAVLDVTESRVSQIRSQALHRLRGRLSDWTQAGPDA, encoded by the coding sequence ATGGTCCGCGCCCGGTCTCGGATGGGCTATACGAGCGCCGGCGACGAGGCGGCGCGGCTGGTGTCCGAGCATGTCGACCTGGTGCGGCGCATCGCACATCATCTGGCGGCACGACTGCCGGCCTCGGTGCAGGTCGAGGATCTGATACAGTCCGGCATGGTCGGTCTGATCGAGGCCGCGCGCCAGTTCCAGCCGGGGCAGGGTGCGACCTTCGCCACCTATGCCGGCATCCGGGTGCGCGGGGCCATGATCGACGAACTGAGGCGCGCCGACTGGACGCCGCGCTCGGTGCATCGCAACAGCCGGCGCATCGCCGAGGCGATCCGCCAGGTCGAGGCGCGCGAGGGGCGCGCGGCCAATGATCGCGAGATCGCCGAGACACTGGGCGTCACACTCGACGACTATCATGGCATGTTGCAGGATAGCGCCGGTTGCCGGATCCTTGGGTTGGAGGATCTGTTCGGCGAGGATGCCGACAGCAACCGGTTGCTGCCGGGAACGAGCGCCACGCCGACCGAGCAGGTCGAGCGCGAGCAGTTCGCGGCCGCCCTGGCCGAGGCGCTGGCCGGCCTGCCGGAACGCGAGCGCCTGGTACTCGCGCTCTATTATGATGAGGAACTCAATCTGCGCGAGATCGGCGCCGTCCTCGACGTCACCGAGTCGCGCGTGAGCCAGATTCGCAGTCAGGCCCTGCATCGTCTGCGGGGCCGTTTGAGCGACTGGACCCAAGCGGGGCCGGACGCCTGA
- a CDS encoding MinD/ParA family protein codes for MQPTRNRPFQSIAIASGKGGVGKTNVAVNLSVALARLGRNVMLFDADLGLANADLMLGLRPTKTLHDLVAGRVERLEDVLLPGPDGLLLVPSASGIGSMANLTPAEHLGLIRAFSSYDKPLDILVVDTAAGIHDSVTSFCKAVQQVFVVVCDEPASLTDAYALIKVLHQEHGVRRFRIICNMLRDIESGQRLMRKLSAVCASYLPDVVLETAAMIPTDEKLRLAVQKRQPVVSLYPGSPAGRVFNDLARRIDAARGGATDIGGIGFFVERLLQGA; via the coding sequence ATGCAGCCTACTAGGAACCGGCCCTTTCAGAGTATCGCCATCGCCAGCGGCAAGGGCGGCGTCGGCAAGACCAATGTCGCGGTCAATCTGTCCGTGGCCCTGGCGCGGCTGGGTCGCAACGTCATGCTCTTCGACGCCGATCTGGGTCTGGCCAATGCCGACCTGATGCTCGGACTGCGTCCGACCAAGACCCTGCACGATCTGGTCGCCGGGCGCGTCGAGCGTCTGGAGGACGTCCTGCTGCCGGGGCCGGACGGGTTGCTGCTGGTGCCCTCGGCCTCGGGGATCGGCTCCATGGCCAACCTGACGCCGGCCGAGCATCTGGGCCTGATCCGTGCCTTCAGCAGTTACGACAAGCCGCTCGACATCCTGGTCGTCGACACGGCGGCCGGTATCCATGATTCGGTCACGAGCTTCTGCAAGGCCGTCCAGCAGGTGTTCGTGGTCGTCTGCGATGAGCCTGCCTCCTTGACAGATGCCTACGCACTGATCAAGGTTCTACATCAGGAGCACGGGGTGCGTCGTTTTCGGATAATCTGCAACATGCTACGCGACATCGAATCCGGTCAGCGTCTGATGCGCAAACTCTCGGCCGTCTGCGCCAGCTATCTGCCGGACGTGGTGCTGGAGACGGCGGCCATGATCCCGACGGATGAAAAGCTGCGTCTGGCGGTGCAGAAGCGCCAGCCGGTGGTCAGCCTCTATCCGGGCAGTCCGGCCGGGCGCGTCTTCAACGATCTGGCGCGCCGGATCGACGCCGCGCGCGGCGGCGCCACCGATATCGGCGGCATCGGCTTCTTCGTCGAGCGTCTGCTGCAAGGCGCCTAG
- the flhF gene encoding flagellar biosynthesis protein FlhF, which produces MNVRRYQAKNMQDAMRQVREQQGPDAVILSSRRVDGVLEVVAATEAPSEQAAPARPSASRSTRPAAVDSDLAAMRRELRDLRSLLAQQQVLSERDQWAVRHPLAAGIAERLVECGFDDGLARSLIGGLQEDQTHDEAWSRLRTRLAASVATVQPSVLERGGVLALVGPTGAGKTTTLSRLALHRIRRLGADSVTLVTLDRQRIGAHKQLQAFGQMAGVPVILLENERDLLSLANRSAPDHLILVDTEGRSARDAAERKLFAQIRHLVEIETWLVIPATHQAGVLRQVLKAFQSCEPSALVLTKIDESERLGEILSVLLEQHLGLVFQSDGQRIEEDFHKADTAHLTRLALGESIPRLQSRAENSPPSATIENPRFTPRDAAVLARCEPLPRLSTPRTPNPSAQMAPAPSAMTRDSLVLESVIPFRKSVHAAY; this is translated from the coding sequence ATGAATGTACGGCGCTATCAGGCAAAGAACATGCAGGACGCCATGCGCCAGGTACGTGAGCAGCAGGGACCGGACGCGGTAATCCTGTCGAGCCGTCGCGTCGATGGCGTTCTGGAAGTCGTGGCCGCGACTGAGGCACCGTCCGAGCAGGCCGCACCGGCACGTCCCAGTGCATCACGCTCGACACGCCCGGCGGCTGTCGATTCCGACCTGGCCGCGATGCGCCGCGAACTGCGCGATCTGCGTTCGCTGCTGGCGCAACAGCAGGTGCTGAGCGAGCGCGATCAATGGGCCGTGCGTCATCCGCTGGCCGCCGGCATCGCCGAGCGGCTCGTCGAGTGCGGATTCGACGACGGACTCGCACGCTCGCTCATCGGCGGTCTCCAGGAGGATCAGACGCATGATGAAGCCTGGAGCCGTCTGCGGACCCGTCTCGCCGCCTCGGTCGCGACCGTGCAACCCAGTGTGCTGGAGCGCGGCGGTGTGCTGGCGCTCGTCGGTCCCACCGGGGCGGGCAAGACCACCACCCTGAGCCGGCTCGCCCTGCATCGCATCCGGCGTCTGGGAGCGGACTCGGTGACGCTGGTTACGCTCGACCGTCAGCGCATCGGCGCGCACAAGCAGCTCCAGGCCTTTGGTCAGATGGCCGGAGTTCCCGTCATCCTGCTGGAGAACGAACGCGATCTGCTCAGTCTGGCCAATCGCAGTGCCCCGGATCATCTCATCCTCGTCGACACCGAGGGACGCTCCGCGCGCGATGCCGCCGAGCGCAAACTCTTCGCCCAGATCCGCCATCTGGTCGAGATCGAGACCTGGCTGGTGATCCCGGCGACCCATCAGGCCGGCGTGCTGCGTCAGGTGCTCAAGGCCTTCCAGAGCTGCGAACCCTCAGCCCTGGTGCTGACCAAGATCGACGAATCCGAACGCCTCGGCGAGATCCTCTCGGTGCTGCTGGAACAGCATCTGGGGCTGGTCTTCCAGAGCGACGGACAGCGCATCGAGGAAGACTTCCACAAGGCCGACACGGCGCATCTGACGCGCCTGGCGCTCGGTGAGTCGATTCCGCGGCTCCAGTCACGTGCGGAGAACTCCCCCCCCAGTGCCACGATCGAAAACCCCCGGTTCACGCCGCGCGATGCCGCCGTACTTGCCCGGTGCGAGCCATTGCCTAGACTATCGACACCCAGGACGCCGAACCCGAGCGCGCAGATGGCGCCTGCGCCCAGCGCCATGACGCGCGACAGCCTGGTGTTGGAGTCCGTGATCCCCTTCAGGAAATCCGTGCATGCAGCCTACTAG